The following coding sequences are from one Eucalyptus grandis isolate ANBG69807.140 chromosome 11, ASM1654582v1, whole genome shotgun sequence window:
- the LOC104426161 gene encoding ubiquitin-like modifier-activating enzyme 5 isoform X1, producing MEAELKEMLDDLESLGRSLPDPSRNASIDKLRSRVKHLSELAKFAPAHRSKVKDMSAEVVDSNPYSRLMALQRMGIVENYERIREYSVAIVGIGGVGSVAAEMLTRCGVGRLLLYDYDKVELANMNRLFFRPEQVGMTKTDAAVQTLSDINPDVVLESYTLNITTVQGFETFISSLKNKSFRPDKEGSGVDLVLSCVDNYEARMVVNQACNELNQTWMESGVSEDAVSGHIQLLIPGETACFACAPPLVVASGVDERTLKREGVCAASLPTTMGVIAGLLVQNTLKFLLKFGHVSPYLGYNSLKDYFPTMEMRPNPQCANAACLERQKEYMLAKPARDAAAKAKMEAEAPSAAECPLHDDNEWNISVVDDSDTKRTDAASSVRADALPEGLTRELPSADEFKNASASGSADTNIDDLEDLRKQLEALNS from the exons ATGGAGGCCGAATTGAAAGAGATGCTCGACGATCTCGAGTCGCTCGGGCGGTCCTTACCCGATCCTTCCCGCAATGCCTCCATCGACAAG CTGAGGTCGCGGGTGAAGCATCTATCCGAGCTTGCAAAGTTTGCCCCAGCTCATCGCTCGAAAGTCAAG GATATGAGTGCTGAGGTTGTAGACAGTAACCCTTACAGTAGGCTCATGGCACTACAAAGGATGGGAATTGTGGAGAATTATGAAAGGATACGCGAGTACTCAGTTGCTATAGTT GGAATTGGTGGTGTGGGAAGTGTTGCTGCTGAGATGCTCACACGGTGTGGCGTAGGTCGCCTCCTGCTGTATGATTATGACAAAGTCGAGTTAGCTAACATGAACAGGCTATTTTTCCGTCCAGAGCAG GTTGGGATGACAAAGACCGATGCTGCTGTACAGACTCTGTCAGACATAAATCCAGACGTTGTCCTTGAG aGCTATACATTGAATATAACGACAGTGCAAGGCTTTGAAACCTTCATATCAAGTTTGAAGAATAAGTCCTTTCGTCCAGACAAAGAAGGTAGCGGCGTGGATCTTGTGTTAAGCTGTGTTGATAACTATGAAGCGAGAATGGTTGTTAACCAG GCTTGCAATGAGTTGAATCAGACATGGATGGAATCTG GTGTCTCTGAAGATGCTGTGTCTGGTCATATCCAATTGCTGATTCCTGGGGAAACGGCTTGTTTTGCCTGTGCTCCTCCTCTT GTTGTAGCATCTGGAGTAGATGAACGTACACTTAAGCGTGAAGGGGTCTGTGCTGCATCGTTACCAACTACAATG GGAGTTATTGCAGGTCTTCTTGTTCAAAATACACTAAAGTTCTTGCTTAAATTTGGACATGTCTCACCATACctg GGATACAATTCCCTTAAAGACTATTTCCCAACCATGGAAATGAGGCCAAATCCTCAATGTGCAAATGCAGCATGTCTAGAACGACAG AAAGAATACATGCTTGCGAAGCCAGCTAGGGATGCTGCTGCTAAAGCCAAGATGGAGGCTGAGGCACCATCTGCTGCTGAATGTCCTCTTCATGATGATAATGAGTGGAACATAAG TGTTGTTGATGATAGTGATACGAAGAGGACAGATGCTGCAAGTTCAG TCCGTGCAGATGCTCTTCCCGAAGGACTCACTCGAGAACTTCCTAGTGCTGATGAGTTTAAGAATGCTTCCGCTTCTGGATCAGCAGATACGAATATTGATGACCTCGAAGATCTAAGGAAGCAACTTGAAGCCCTTAATTCTTAA
- the LOC104426160 gene encoding protein indeterminate-domain 16 produces the protein MEDDDDQKELQLLPAPHSTASSSNVPSALSGSSSRRRSAASDPYELAPSLDLQLSISLRPIRPPTNGCAVSGGPAREYGGHAKPETNNVRALKWEAAEQIRLAAIEKAYAERVRELTRREMELAQSEFARARHMWERAREEVDRAERMKERATRQIDSACMEITCQSCRQRFRPA, from the coding sequence ATGGAAGACGACGATGACCAGAAGGAACTCCAGCTCCTGCCTGCTCCGCATTCCACCGCTTCCTCGTCGAACGTGCCCTCCGCGCTGTCGGGTTCCTCGTCGAGGCGCCGGTCAGCCGCCTCCGATCCGTACGAACTAGCCCCCTCCCTCGACCTGCAGCTCTCCATCAGCCTCCGCCCGATCCGCCCCCCTACTAACGGCTGCGCCGTCTCGGGGGGCCCCGCGCGTGAATACGGCGGCCACGCCAAGCCGGAGACGAATAACGTCAGGGCCTTGAAGTGGGAGGCGGCGGAGCAAATCCGGCTCGCCGCCATAGAGAAGGCGTACGCGGAGCGGGTGAGGGAGCTCACGAGGCGGGAGATGGAGCTGGCGCAGTCGGAGTTCGCGCGGGCGAGGCACATGTGGGAGAGGGCGAGGGAGGAGGTGGATAGGGCGGAGCGGATGAAGGAGCGGGCGACGAGGCAGATCGACTCGGCCTGCATGGAGATCACCTGCCAGTCTTGTAGGCAAAGGTTCCGACCGGCTTGA
- the LOC104426161 gene encoding ubiquitin-like modifier-activating enzyme 5 isoform X2 has translation MEAELKEMLDDLESLGRSLPDPSRNASIDKLRSRVKHLSELAKFAPAHRSKVKDMSAEVVDSNPYSRLMALQRMGIVENYERIREYSVAIVGIGGVGSVAAEMLTRCGVGRLLLYDYDKVELANMNRLFFRPEQVGMTKTDAAVQTLSDINPDVVLESYTLNITTVQGFETFISSLKNKSFRPDKEGSGVDLVLSCVDNYEARMVVNQACNELNQTWMESGVSEDAVSGHIQLLIPGETACFACAPPLVVASGVDERTLKREGVCAASLPTTMGVIAGLLVQNTLKFLLKFGHVSPYLGYNSLKDYFPTMEMRPNPQCANAACLERQKEYMLAKPARDAAAKAKMEAEAPSAAECPLHDDNEWNISVVDDSDTKRTDAASSDALPEGLTRELPSADEFKNASASGSADTNIDDLEDLRKQLEALNS, from the exons ATGGAGGCCGAATTGAAAGAGATGCTCGACGATCTCGAGTCGCTCGGGCGGTCCTTACCCGATCCTTCCCGCAATGCCTCCATCGACAAG CTGAGGTCGCGGGTGAAGCATCTATCCGAGCTTGCAAAGTTTGCCCCAGCTCATCGCTCGAAAGTCAAG GATATGAGTGCTGAGGTTGTAGACAGTAACCCTTACAGTAGGCTCATGGCACTACAAAGGATGGGAATTGTGGAGAATTATGAAAGGATACGCGAGTACTCAGTTGCTATAGTT GGAATTGGTGGTGTGGGAAGTGTTGCTGCTGAGATGCTCACACGGTGTGGCGTAGGTCGCCTCCTGCTGTATGATTATGACAAAGTCGAGTTAGCTAACATGAACAGGCTATTTTTCCGTCCAGAGCAG GTTGGGATGACAAAGACCGATGCTGCTGTACAGACTCTGTCAGACATAAATCCAGACGTTGTCCTTGAG aGCTATACATTGAATATAACGACAGTGCAAGGCTTTGAAACCTTCATATCAAGTTTGAAGAATAAGTCCTTTCGTCCAGACAAAGAAGGTAGCGGCGTGGATCTTGTGTTAAGCTGTGTTGATAACTATGAAGCGAGAATGGTTGTTAACCAG GCTTGCAATGAGTTGAATCAGACATGGATGGAATCTG GTGTCTCTGAAGATGCTGTGTCTGGTCATATCCAATTGCTGATTCCTGGGGAAACGGCTTGTTTTGCCTGTGCTCCTCCTCTT GTTGTAGCATCTGGAGTAGATGAACGTACACTTAAGCGTGAAGGGGTCTGTGCTGCATCGTTACCAACTACAATG GGAGTTATTGCAGGTCTTCTTGTTCAAAATACACTAAAGTTCTTGCTTAAATTTGGACATGTCTCACCATACctg GGATACAATTCCCTTAAAGACTATTTCCCAACCATGGAAATGAGGCCAAATCCTCAATGTGCAAATGCAGCATGTCTAGAACGACAG AAAGAATACATGCTTGCGAAGCCAGCTAGGGATGCTGCTGCTAAAGCCAAGATGGAGGCTGAGGCACCATCTGCTGCTGAATGTCCTCTTCATGATGATAATGAGTGGAACATAAG TGTTGTTGATGATAGTGATACGAAGAGGACAGATGCTGCAAGTTCAG ATGCTCTTCCCGAAGGACTCACTCGAGAACTTCCTAGTGCTGATGAGTTTAAGAATGCTTCCGCTTCTGGATCAGCAGATACGAATATTGATGACCTCGAAGATCTAAGGAAGCAACTTGAAGCCCTTAATTCTTAA
- the LOC104430914 gene encoding probable inactive purple acid phosphatase 27 has protein sequence MRYREMANSPPLLGGSSLLSLSLAAVLLAVLGVRIASAAGGEQPLAKIAIHDAVFALHENASVRAHPLVLGLEGEDTEWVVVDFESPAPAEDDWVAVFSPANFNSSTCPPIDPRQHAPFICSAPIKYKFANESSSDYTKTGNASLEFQLINQRADFSFALFSGGLSNPKLVAVSNIINFANPKAPLYPRLSQGKSWDEMTVTWTSGYNIDEVTPFVEWGVKGETQTRSPAGTLTFQQNSMCGPPARTVGWRDPGFIHTSFLKDLWPNAEYTYRLGHRLANNSYVWSKAYSFKSSPYPGQDSLQRVVIFGDMGKAERDGSNEYNNYQPGSLNTTDQLIKDLDNIDIVFHIGDITYANGYISQWDQFTSMIEPIASTVPYMIASGNHERDAPGTGSFYDTNDSGGECGVLAETMFYVPAENRAKFWYSTDYGMFRFCIANSEHDWREGSEQYKFIENCFATVDRQKQPWLIFAVHRVLGYSSLDYYYSLMGSFEEPMGRDSLQKLWQKYKVDMAFYGHVHNYERTCPIYQNQCVNLERSHYSGTVNGTIHVVVGGGGSQLSYFSDLQPIWSLYRDFDFGFVKLTAFNHSSLLFEYKKSRDGKVYDSFTISREYRDVLACVHDGCEPTTLAS, from the exons ATGCGATACAGAGAGATGGCCAATTCACCACCGCTCCTCGGCGGCTCCTCGTTGCTGTCGCTGTCGCTGGCGGCGGTCCTACTGGCGGTGCTCGGCGTTCGGATCGCGAGCGCCGCGGGCGGAGAGCAACCGCTCGCCAAGATAGCCATccacgacgccgtttttgcgcTTCATGAGAACGCTTCCGTCAGAGCCCACCCGCTTGTTCTTGGGCTCGAG GGGGAAGATACTGAGTGGGTTGTCGTGGACTTTGAAAGCCCCGCACCTGCCGAAGATGACTGGGTTGCAGTTTTTTCTCCTGCCAACTTCAA CTCCTCTACCTGTCCACCTATTGATCCAAGGCAGCATGCACCTTTTATATGCTCAGCTCCCATTAAG TATAAGTTTGCCAATGAGTCCAGCTCTGACTATACAAAGACGGGGAATGCTTCTTTGGAGTTTCAACTGATAAATCAGAGAGCAGACTTCTCATTTGCGCTCTTCTCAGGCGGGCTGTCAAAT CCAAAGCTTGTGGCAGTTTCGAATATCATTAACTTTGCAAATCCAAAGGCACCCCTTTATCCACGTCTTTCGCAAGGGAAGTCTTGGGATGAA ATGACAGTTACCTGGACTAGTGGCTATAATATTGATGAAGTGACTCCTTTTGTCGAGTGGGGTGTTAAGGGAGAAACCCAGACAAGATCGCCAGCTGGAACATTGACATTTCAGCAAAATAGCATGTGTG GTCCACCTGCACGAACGGTGGGGTGGCGAGATCCAGGTTTCATACATACAAGTTTCCTAAAGGATCTGTGGCCCAATGCAGA GTACACATATAGGCTTGGCCACAGATTAGCTAACAATTCATATGTTTGGAGCAAGGCATACTCCTTCAAATCATCTCCATATCCGGGACAAGACTCATTGCAGCGTGTCGTAATATTTGGTGATATGGGAAAG GCAGAGCGTGACGGTTCAAATGAGTACAATAACTATCAGCCAGGCTCGTTAAACACGACAGATCAGCTCATCAAGGATTTAGACAACATAGACATAGTGTTTCATATAGGTGATATAACATATGCAAATGGATATATTTCACAGTGGGATCAGTTCACATCTATGATCGAGCCCATTGCATCGACTGTCCCGTACATGATTGCGAG TGGGAATCATGAGCGTGATGCTCCAGGCACGGGGTCATTTTACGATACCAATGATTCAGGTGGTGAATGTGGCGTCCTAGCAGAGACCATGTTCTATGTCCCCGCAGAAAATAGAGCGAAATTTTG GTATTCAACAGATTATGGCATGTTCCGCTTCTGCATAGCCAACAGTGAACACGACTGGAGGGAGGGTTCTGAACAATATAAGTTTATTGAGAACTGTTTTGCAACAGTGGACAGACAAAAGCAACCTTGGCTGATATTTGCCGTGCATCGTGTTCTTGGCTATTCTTCTTTGGATTATTACTACAGTCTGATGGGCTCTTTCGAGGAGCCTATGGGAAGGGATAGCTTGCAGAAGCTGTGGCAGAAATACAAAGTTGACATGGCATTCTACGGTCATGTCCATAACTATGAAAGAACATGCCCGATTTACCAG AATCAATGCGTGAACTTAGAAAGGTCTCATTACTCGGGCACTGTGAATGGGACGATCCACGTCGTTGTTGGCGGCGGAGGATCTCAATTATCATACTTCAGCGATTTGCAGCCGATTTGGAGCCTGTATAGAGACTTCGACTTCGGATTTGTGAAGCTCACCGCATTCAACCACTCATCCCTTCTGTTCGAGTACAAGAAGAGCAGAGACGGGAAAGTCTATGATTCATTTACCATCTCTAGGGAGTACAGGGATGTACTGGCATGTGTACATGATGGTTGTGAACCAACCACTCTGGCCTCGTAG
- the LOC104426162 gene encoding uncharacterized protein LOC104426162 translates to MSSSAPPPAGPLDEDERDPVPSQTDQTQEWEVMARAWLRAFPEAKEVTTTDVEAWIDVNHDALPSELRSMERAELIERLLSIQNILRLPAQIPGEEKETTGHMNYPPARFQRTDQWLPVYSWLESLEQDEVVKSKDISDWLTDNPEIREQLCSRHSRYHLTHYIKKCHMKILKRREKQKLLPQAPSVNASKDVVQKQVMQFHMQNYRLSLHVYCFSHDAVASQPANPLNNIPRDSELYVAKRNEAFQKYEILVALEKQLSTLFPKPQVVNK, encoded by the exons ATGTCGAGCTCGGCACCGCCGCCGGCGGGACCCCTAGACGAGGACGAGCGCGATCCGGTCCCCAGCCAGACCGACCAGACCCAGGAATGGGAGGTCATGGCGCGAGCCTGGCTCCGAGCCTTCCCGGAGGCGAAGGAAGTGACCACCACCGACGTCGAGGCCTGGATCGACGTGAACCACGACGCCCTCCCGTCGGAGCTCAGGTCCATGGAGAGGGCCGAGCTCATCGAGCGCCTCCTCTCCATTCAGAACATCCTCCGGTTACCGGCTCAAATCCCTGGAGAG GAAAAGGAAACAACAGGTCATATGAATTATCCACCAGCTCGGTTTCAACGTACCGATCAATGGCTACCGGTTTATTCCTGGTTGGAATCACTGGAACAGGATGAGGTAGTTAAATCCAAGGATATATCTGACTGGCTAACTGACAACCCAGAGATCAGAGAACAGCTTTGCTCAAGACATTCTCGATATCATTTGACGCACTACATCAAAAAATGCCATATGAAGATACTAAAGAGACGGGAAAAACAGAAG CTGCTTCCTCAAGCTCCTTCTGTTAATGCTAGCAAAGACGTGGTTCAGAAGCAAGTGATGCAATTCCAT ATGCAAAATTACCGTCTGTCCTTGCATGTTTATTGCTTTTCCCATGATGCAGTTGCTAGTCAACCTG CCAATCCTTTGAACAACATACCGAGAGATAGTGAACTTTATGTGGCCAAACGAAATGAAGCATTTCAGAAGTACGAAAT TTTGGTCGCGCTGGAAAAGCAATTGTCCACTCTCTTTCCGAAGCCTCAAGTCGTAAACAAGTGA